The following is a genomic window from Malus sylvestris chromosome 12, drMalSylv7.2, whole genome shotgun sequence.
AGATAAAACTTGTAAAATATTCGTAAAAAAGTGTAACGAGGTAGGGTCGAGGTAAACTTGTCATCAAACATGAGTAAGAAAATATGACAAGCTAGAATAGcaatatcaaaaaaaaaaaaaaaaaaatctatgttGACTTTGTAATAGAGacctttaacgaaaagttatcggtattcattttaacgaaaaaccacatttttacacaaaaaagtcaatcatgatactatttactttaccctttattttgtccttatcgtcaaaactaaaagttttcaaatcattttcattagttttctttttgtaaTATGAAGATAAACATTGAGAAAATACTATTGCGGAATAAAACTGTAGATATATCATTTTCCTTCAGTAAGGTGATAGCATTAGTGAATTAAATAAGGTACTTTGCTAAACGAGAAGAGAATAAATGACAATACATGTATCATTCTTGAATGAAAAGTAGTAGGTATTCAAGAAAGCACTAAATGgtaatgattttattttagGATGCTCTAGCTCTTACAATTCATGATTTCTAGATAAAAACCCATATACATATAAACATCtaataaaaacccaaatttaaaatcTGCAGCCACATTAGAACACTATTGACCTACtaatacaatttatttacacctaTGCCACTTTTCCAAATCCCTAAATTTATTCCAAACTAAAAGTTGtagaaaaagtgaaataaaatatataaaatgttgTATTGCATTAATTGTATCCATATCATACCAAAAATTTACCTTTTATATTGCTTTAATTGGgaagtaaattaatttattccaattattaaaaaaattatactaaatccatattatatattttgaatcacaTAACACTTCTCtaacttgtaggtaaattaattttcatgtattgttACATATATTAGGCACGTTTTATTATTGTATAAATATAGGTATGacataatatttttcaatataatacatcaaaTTACATTTCTTCTTGTTATGGGTAAATTATTCTCCATAtattagtgaaaaaaaaagatattatatTACACACGGGTTATAATTTTTTCataggtaaattattggaaattaatttgtgggtaggtaaattaatttgttccaattatataaatatatatatataatacaccttgattatatatatatatatatatatatatatatatattttttttttttttttttttttttttttttgagaaaacctagattatatattttgaatcaaataacatttttgtatacatggtaggtaaattatttttcatgtattattacatatattagccTATTATTGacgttttttggtaaaaatatataaagtaaTATGTATATGATTGTTTGTAGGTAAAAAGATACAATCAAAAGCATGATCCAATTCCTAAGTTTATGCaatatttttgttgttggtaTACAATATTTTGCATCATTGGAAATGAACATTTCAAATAGTAGGTAGGCAAATTAATAGGGAGTTTCAACGAAAAGCccgtggtactgttcattttaacgaaaaaccatatttttacactaaaaaatcaaacatggtactattcattttattctttattttgtccttatagttaaaactcaaagttttcaagcacctttcattagttttcctaaattaATATGGTCTAATTATATATGAACACATAATGCCAGATACATAGAATTAAGCAAACAATTCTCATATTTGATATTAATATGCGatgaatttttttatcattaatgtcttatttttcttatttttctttttgcaaaATCATTAACTCTCTCCTTATAATCTGCATATAGAATTAACTGTGCACATCAAATATGCAATacgggtattttaggcatctaaaaatgtaaaatgtgtaAATTAATATGTAATTAATGAATTCACTTAGGTAGATCCTAAtcactgggtttttttttttgagtaaaaaaattatgtcggttttatatgaaaaaaaattaaatttgagggattaaagtcatattttcagtttatTTATTCTCCATCAGTTGTTGAACcctagctcaacacttgtactcACAAAAACAAGAAGTATAGAAAGGAGCTCCAACGCTATAACAGTATCCACTTCCTTCTTGAGGTCCAGGATATTTGGAAGCACACTGTGAGTTACAATCACTCTCTGAGCAGTTCTCACCCCATATTCCCAAGCTGATTTTGCACTTTTTCGAGTATGGCGGCGGCGATGGAGGTCCACAGTCGTAGAAGCATCTGCAAACCGGGTTGTTGTTGTTCAAATCACAACCGGCCTTAGCCCCAGGATGTGCAGATGTGCACCTTGAACTGCAGTCAGGATCGCATGCACCCATATCTTCGGTGCAAACGTCACCTTTCACCATGGGCATGAGTGTCCCTAATGAAACCATTTACCATCATCATagattaaaacaaaatattagtgTAAATTATGAATAAAGCAATTACTTCAAGGAAAAAGAGAATAAAACAAAGTATACCTACAGCGAATATAAGAAGCAAGACAAGGACGGTGGAAAAAGCTCCAGATAGAGTAGCCATTGTCATGAAATCCAATATCTTCAGGTCTTGTGTGATTCTAATGCTTGGTCTTTAGCTATTTATAACGAAGAAAAAAATCTTAGGCTTTACCTTCTGTGAGGAGATTATCATGATTAGTTAAGGAgtatttttccaaaaaaaattaataggaAATAGAAGCTAGAGATCCTGATTTAATTGAGAATCCAAGAAGTTAACCTTTTTTGTATGGTGGTATGGATGCCGCATAATATCTATGGTAACATTTCATGCCAATTAGCTATCATAGATGGATTTATTACCATTATAAAACGCTAGTTACTTTCTTTgattaattataaatataaattttcatttaattttatacAACTATCCAAAATGAGAAGTTACCTTTTTcttgtcaaatgatagattttaggcttattatattagcaccctatatattgttgaataaactccacaaacttaatacacccccacatttattttttttaattaaaaattatcttaatacacctcaCATACTTCTTCATAATACCCTTAGACTCCACATTATCAACATACATCTTATATTTTCCACAGCACTTACATCCCATATTTTCTATACATCCCACATCTTCAAATCTTATagtactcatttttaattttataaattaaattgacTTAGGAGTAAAACCCTCTCTGAGAATCATACACCTCAAATATTTGCTAAGAATCATACATGTGGAGCCTagaataatcccaaaaattctagaggcgacacgtggacttttgctcaagaaagacaagattgcacTCATTAAATGAGAAGGCTCCTCAAATACTCCCACGCGCAGCTCACACCCCTGAATGTACATGCAGTTGAATATGACTGCTAGACCTGACATTCGTGTCGTTTTTtctgtgttcgtgtcgttttcgtgtcatactcgatatcttaatgggtcgtgtcgtgtaacacctgttaaaataaacgggtaaaatgatcCGACCGGAAATCGACCCGATagtattaacaggtaatatgacccaacccgttacccgttaaagaaaatatattttaaaccaataaataatcaaatgaaaaacgtaATACtgaataagtatatacataccatattgtcacatccaaaacataaaaacgcaattttcttttaagtatattttcacttacctaaagtctttaataattttttaattaatgtagaagtgtaaaaatatgtagaaaaaatatataaatactcgtaatgacaagttttacaactttcataaagagcttaacttcgaaatttgccactataatcatataaatcatagatcaaaatttaaccattgattgttgtttacatttacacttcattgttctcattaaattttgttttttcagattttgtttttttgaaaacttgatctattagaggatgcatgaagatgaacagtttggatcattgatattatattcagagttttacgattagtgaaaatattgcttaatGTTTAttaagtttctacaaactatatgacatcgactcatatttcagttaactgtAAATAtcaaaacgtgatatcaaagatctgaaccattcatcttcttacatctgccagatgatcatgttatcaaaaaagaaaatttaaaaaatgaaattcagtaagaagaataaagtgtaaatggcaattgacggttaaatataaatttaaggtttatgaattatagtgttggatttcgaagctgaccccttcatgaaagttgtgaAGTTTGTCACTataagtgattgtatattttttttttacattttttacacttctacaataattattattaattttattaattttgccctcaaataaaaaacattattcatgaaggtttggaggattttaaaaatctaaacaataatgtaaatataaccattatctactcgtagaggaataatgatgaatcaccaatgtttatatattctttcacatttttcatacttgtatgtatgtcttcttagttcttgcctatacacatattatattagtttattttaattttggacaacaacatgttaagtaaaatttatcctagtaatgataataaggaaccctcataataaaaataaataatgactaaaacttttttttttaaacttatatagaataataatacaaaactatatatttaatatagaatatattgtatatattaatatggctattgtattttataataaatcttttagtaattaaactttaaaattatcaaaataattttttttcttaacgggtcgaaacgggttacccacgtgtttcccacgtgtatacccgttaagaacccgttattaacgggttcttaatggGTCACCCAATAAtaacccgataagttatcgtgttgacccgaaacccattattttcgtgtcgtgtcagaaactgccagGTCTAACGACTGCCCAAAACTCACCTGCCattggcaaggaaaagtcaaagcattaaagataaggaaTAATActcaaatcctatctttaatacattcccaattaaAGATTGACTccattcaagtaagtaatccctatttaaatcaattaggaaTATTTACtctattatctcaagatattatttcttatttaatatcttaaaaaaatttcatcataaaccttGGCCAATAGTATACCtggcaatttcttacacgacatGTTAACACAACACGTAAATAACACGAAAAATTGCGGGTTTCGGTttaacacgataactaatcgggtcacatgataagaacccgttaataatgtGTCCATAACAGGTTTGCATGAAGGTGACACGTGGGTAATCCGTTTCAATACGTTaggaaaaaagttattttgatgattttaatttttttaaactactaaaaatcttactataaaatacagtAACCATAGTTTACATGTATATCttgtatattaaatatgtattattgtattattattctatataaatttaataagtttaagttttatttagttatttatttttatagtagtatactataggcaagagtgagattaaaaaattataaaacacattcaaaataaaaatatcaagtaatttaaaaatactaaacacactaaaaaaattataataattaatttacaagtgtgaaaaaatgtgaaaaaatatgcaaaGGCTCGTGATTGATGCTACGCTTTGAGTATGGGTATATCgtatttttaaaaccatacaaaccctcatgaatagtatttttaagggagttcaaaataaataaaattcataattattAATGTAGAAGTCTGAAAAATGTGAAATCATATatcactagtacaaaaaagACTTTGCGTGACGCAGGTCCTTCGTCGAGCAAAGTAAAAAACAGGTCGCGCAAAAATTAGCCCAACGAACCTTCATCGCGCATccactgacacaccccgtcccgaaggagggcatgctggccgtcacgtgagagtgacgtaaccatttacacagttcggaagctttaaaaaaaatacaattactaagatgaaacacccgagggtgagtcctacttttgtgaattctgtcagaacaccgttggattcctcgtggccaccaaagctctgctatctagaacctggagggacgcaaaacaaagttgagtgggtcagtaaaacaaaatttttcgaaaacatttcaattaaCACATTTCTAAcctctcgctgtaaaacctgtatactttcccagaaattaacatatatataccaTATATAATCTCAAACTCAAATCTcaagtctttaacacttttcaagaaaatatgccatgcaatgcatcaaaacataataaagatgcatcaatataacgggtgaaataaggaatcaaccggagaccctgcagttggtcctgtacggttaattctatagctcaatatctaaTCCAgtcggagtcaccacggtgacctgtacggcactgccggagtcaccaactgtaacctgtacggcactacactgcacataagtcggaactacctgaagtagtctgtacgacaagaatggtgaaataatacgctctggtgcttctctcatcaatcatctgcgcgcataatctaaggtcacctactagtcggaaccacctctagtgatctgtacgactagcatgtcggaaccctctcatggtctgtacgacatgcacctacttggatccaaggtgagagtgtggtgcggtgaatactataagcactatgataagctcatatttatatatattttacatcaaattcacttgtcttttcttagttagttccttatatttttgagctatttactttgtttttgtgttttgtgggatttgtcaagcaaataaaagaaaaatagcacaagtaggatttttagtaacaaattcgtcaaaactgcctgtgcagatcagctgactttggaagcaagttgcgaaccgttcagaatgaattagagaatgatccTTATAtacttggaaagctacggatgtctattttctataacatttcgcggattgttaatatcatttttctagaagaagttatggctgttttaacactgaaaggtttccaagacgctgagcagtttgtaactgcattgaaggcaataaatccaataaaactagcagccaaaactgatgcagccaagaacaagtcagctgacacctcttcaaatatcagatgaaatggaattaaaaatgaggattaaga
Proteins encoded in this region:
- the LOC126593648 gene encoding defensin-like protein 182 yields the protein MATLSGAFSTVLVLLLIFAVGTLMPMVKGDVCTEDMGACDPDCSSRCTSAHPGAKAGCDLNNNNPVCRCFYDCGPPSPPPYSKKCKISLGIWGENCSESDCNSQCASKYPGPQEGSGYCYSVGAPFYTSCFCEYKC